One genomic segment of Aquipluma nitroreducens includes these proteins:
- a CDS encoding RNA polymerase sigma factor, whose protein sequence is MIFRRKNRAYSDSELMQQIVSGDQAAFSELYLRYKDRMYYYFYRMLGNSADSANDFLQELFMKLIEKPESYNPEYRFSTWLYSVANNMCKNEYRRRGIRQEFQEAEALEPQIDYLSDSSIEHEQVVEKIFATLDSLGEEHRSAFLLRYREGFSIKEVAEILELPEGTVKSRLFYAKKLLAEKLEYLKDEIEF, encoded by the coding sequence TTGATTTTCCGGAGAAAAAATAGAGCTTATAGCGACAGCGAACTGATGCAGCAAATCGTTTCGGGTGATCAGGCTGCTTTCAGCGAACTTTACCTTCGGTATAAAGACCGGATGTACTATTATTTTTATCGGATGCTGGGGAATTCGGCCGATTCTGCCAATGATTTTTTGCAGGAGCTTTTTATGAAATTGATTGAAAAGCCTGAAAGTTATAATCCGGAGTATCGGTTTTCGACCTGGCTGTATTCGGTTGCCAACAACATGTGCAAAAACGAATACCGCAGGCGTGGCATTCGTCAGGAATTTCAGGAAGCTGAAGCTTTGGAACCTCAAATCGATTATTTATCGGATTCGAGCATTGAACACGAACAGGTTGTCGAAAAGATTTTTGCGACACTTGATTCGCTGGGAGAAGAGCATCGCTCGGCTTTTTTGCTGCGGTATCGCGAGGGGTTTTCGATTAAAGAAGTAGCCGAAATATTGGAACTTCCGGAAGGAACAGTCAAATCGCGGCTGTTTTATGCGAAAAAACTGCTGGCTGAAAAGCTGGAATATTTAAAAGATGAAATTGAATTTTAA
- a CDS encoding SDR family oxidoreductase, whose protein sequence is MKTIDQSKPILVTGGTGYLASWIIKQLLDEGKEVRTTVRNLSQKDKSAHLTALAVKSKGTLTFFEADLLKKGSFTEAMAGCELVIHTASPFKISGLKNAQKELVEPALEGTRNVLESVNSTESVKRVVLTSSIVAIYGDAVDIQKTANGIFTEEDWNFSSSVDHQPYPYSKTLAEKLAWEMAGKQNRWDLLTINPGFIMGPSLSKRTDSTSIDIMIQLATGKFKTGVPSGEMGFIDVRDVAKAHILAGFSQTASGRHICVSEQKTFLDMANVIKASYPKYPLPKGFVPKWLFWLIAPLAGFTRKYVKLNVGIDLKFDSSYIRKDLGIEFIPFEKTITDHFEQILNDDIVKRK, encoded by the coding sequence ATGAAAACTATAGATCAATCAAAACCAATTTTAGTTACAGGAGGTACCGGTTACCTGGCTTCGTGGATTATTAAACAATTATTGGATGAAGGGAAAGAGGTTCGGACAACAGTTCGAAACCTGTCTCAAAAAGATAAATCGGCACATCTGACGGCATTAGCTGTAAAAAGCAAGGGGACATTGACCTTCTTTGAGGCTGATCTGCTTAAGAAAGGAAGTTTCACTGAAGCCATGGCTGGCTGCGAACTGGTTATTCACACAGCATCGCCATTTAAAATTTCAGGATTAAAAAATGCCCAAAAAGAGTTGGTTGAGCCTGCGCTTGAAGGAACGAGAAATGTGCTGGAGTCGGTAAATTCGACAGAAAGTGTAAAGCGTGTTGTGTTGACTTCAAGCATTGTGGCCATTTATGGCGATGCTGTAGATATTCAGAAAACAGCAAATGGAATTTTTACAGAAGAGGATTGGAACTTTTCGAGTTCGGTTGATCATCAACCTTATCCCTATTCGAAAACATTGGCCGAGAAGCTGGCCTGGGAAATGGCTGGCAAGCAAAATCGATGGGATCTTCTGACAATTAATCCCGGATTTATAATGGGGCCATCACTTAGCAAACGAACCGATTCAACCAGTATTGACATCATGATTCAGTTGGCAACCGGTAAATTTAAAACAGGTGTTCCTTCAGGCGAAATGGGATTTATCGACGTTCGCGATGTTGCAAAAGCTCATATTCTGGCTGGTTTTAGCCAGACGGCTTCTGGTCGTCATATCTGTGTATCCGAGCAAAAAACATTTTTAGATATGGCGAATGTCATTAAGGCAAGTTATCCGAAATATCCGCTACCAAAGGGATTTGTTCCGAAATGGCTGTTCTGGCTGATTGCTCCCCTTGCCGGTTTTACCCGAAAATACGTAAAACTGAATGTTGGGATTGATTTGAAATTTGACAGCAGTTATATCCGAAAAGATTTGGGAATCGAGTTTATTCCGTTTGAAAAAACGATTACCGATCATTTTGAGCAAATCTTAAATGACGACATTGTAAAAAGAAAATAA
- a CDS encoding DUF3098 domain-containing protein produces the protein MIFTKKKYQILILILSFIILGFVLMSGGSSSDPNVFNPEVFSFRRITLAPLVIIGSYSALIWLILKKSAN, from the coding sequence ATGATCTTTACCAAAAAGAAATACCAGATTTTGATTCTGATACTCAGTTTCATAATTTTGGGCTTTGTGTTGATGAGTGGAGGCAGTTCCAGTGATCCGAATGTTTTTAATCCTGAGGTATTCAGTTTTCGGCGAATTACTTTAGCTCCACTGGTAATTATTGGTTCGTATTCGGCACTTATTTGGTTAATCTTAAAAAAATCGGCGAATTGA
- a CDS encoding penicillin-binding transpeptidase domain-containing protein: protein MQTKFFKIGIVLILFIGFNSCTVKTVKDVPPHFQPFFEEYGVKGCFLLYDTKNDIYQIYNSARCEQGFLPASTFKILNSLIGLETGVITDENMVIPWNGVASTVPEWNRDHTMASAIQYSVVPYFQEVARRIGPERMKEFVDDSDYGKMDISKETIDKFWLWGNSRITPWEQMNFILHFYTNKLPFSQENIDLVKKLIILKKTDNWTFSGKTGMTVQDGNNIGWLIGYLEQNGNTWLYVCNVESGLDNTEKFKESRRGVVEMVFKSMGLMEE, encoded by the coding sequence ATGCAGACTAAGTTTTTCAAAATAGGAATTGTTCTGATTCTTTTTATTGGGTTTAATTCGTGTACAGTAAAGACGGTAAAAGATGTTCCGCCGCATTTTCAACCTTTTTTTGAAGAATATGGAGTGAAGGGATGTTTTTTGCTTTACGATACAAAAAATGATATTTACCAGATTTATAATTCAGCACGTTGCGAACAGGGATTTCTGCCCGCCTCCACTTTCAAAATTCTGAATTCGTTAATTGGACTTGAAACCGGGGTGATTACTGATGAAAACATGGTGATTCCCTGGAATGGTGTTGCAAGTACTGTCCCTGAATGGAATCGGGATCATACCATGGCAAGCGCTATTCAATATTCGGTTGTACCTTATTTTCAGGAAGTAGCCCGGCGCATTGGGCCCGAGCGAATGAAGGAATTTGTTGACGATTCGGATTATGGGAAAATGGACATCTCAAAGGAAACCATCGATAAATTCTGGCTTTGGGGTAATTCGCGTATCACTCCCTGGGAACAGATGAATTTTATCCTTCATTTTTACACCAACAAGTTACCTTTTTCTCAGGAAAACATTGATCTGGTCAAAAAACTGATTATCCTGAAAAAGACCGACAACTGGACGTTTAGCGGAAAAACCGGAATGACCGTTCAGGATGGCAATAACATTGGTTGGCTGATTGGCTATCTGGAACAAAACGGAAATACCTGGCTCTACGTCTGTAATGTTGAGTCAGGTTTAGACAATACTGAAAAATTCAAGGAAAGTCGGCGTGGAGTTGTCGAAATGGTCTTCAAGTCGATGGGCTTGATGGAGGAATAA
- a CDS encoding glycoside hydrolase family 140 protein produces the protein MKRILLLFVLGVFLNVNAQEIIWQGPSVNFRNGKLKVSANKRFLEFENGANFFYLADTGWELFHRLTKQDADKYLENRRQKGFTVIQAVALAELDGLNTPNMKGEKPLVDNDPAQPNEKYFAHVDWVIKKAEEKGIFIGLLPTWGDKVDKQWGIGPVIFNKENAFQYGKWIGNRYKDYPNIIWINGGDRQGGGANFEVWNALATGIKSVDKNHLMTFHPWGGSSSSKWFQNQDWLDFNMMQTGHGERSYAAYKKLLIPDYQLQPVKPTFNGEPRYEDHPHDWKPEILGWFDEADVRQAAYWNLFSGGFGHTYGCHAIWQMLTPERAPVGFARHTWYDDLDLPGAGDMINVRRLMESRPMTERIPFQELLTNDYMPETDYIVATKGKSYAFVYIPTGWAANINLEKLGWKQSVIWWYNPRTGETTKLKELANSGIQEFKPTTSGRGNDWILVIDNKETNFGTPGK, from the coding sequence ATGAAACGAATACTACTACTTTTTGTTTTAGGAGTGTTTTTAAACGTAAACGCTCAGGAAATCATATGGCAAGGCCCATCAGTTAATTTCAGAAATGGCAAACTCAAAGTTTCCGCGAACAAGCGATTTCTCGAATTTGAAAATGGTGCAAATTTCTTTTATCTCGCTGATACCGGATGGGAACTTTTTCACCGCCTGACCAAGCAGGATGCAGATAAATATCTGGAAAACCGCCGGCAGAAAGGGTTCACGGTTATTCAGGCAGTAGCATTGGCCGAGCTCGACGGATTAAATACGCCCAATATGAAGGGCGAAAAACCACTCGTCGATAATGATCCTGCTCAACCGAACGAAAAATATTTTGCACATGTCGATTGGGTTATCAAAAAAGCAGAAGAGAAAGGTATTTTCATAGGACTTCTGCCCACCTGGGGCGACAAAGTCGATAAGCAATGGGGCATCGGACCAGTCATCTTCAACAAAGAAAATGCTTTTCAATATGGGAAATGGATTGGTAACCGCTATAAAGATTACCCGAACATCATATGGATCAATGGAGGCGACCGTCAGGGTGGTGGTGCAAATTTTGAAGTCTGGAATGCTTTGGCTACCGGAATAAAATCGGTGGATAAAAACCATCTGATGACTTTTCACCCTTGGGGAGGATCAAGCTCGTCGAAATGGTTTCAAAATCAGGATTGGCTCGATTTCAATATGATGCAAACCGGGCATGGCGAACGCTCGTATGCAGCTTATAAAAAACTTCTGATTCCAGATTACCAGCTTCAACCCGTAAAACCTACGTTTAACGGGGAACCGCGCTACGAAGATCATCCGCATGATTGGAAACCTGAAATTCTGGGTTGGTTCGACGAGGCCGATGTTCGTCAGGCGGCTTACTGGAATTTATTTTCAGGAGGATTTGGACATACTTATGGTTGCCATGCCATTTGGCAAATGCTGACTCCCGAAAGAGCCCCGGTGGGTTTTGCCCGTCACACCTGGTACGATGATCTTGATTTACCCGGAGCGGGTGATATGATCAATGTTCGTCGACTCATGGAAAGCCGGCCCATGACCGAAAGAATTCCATTTCAGGAATTACTAACCAACGATTACATGCCCGAAACTGACTACATTGTAGCGACCAAAGGTAAAAGCTATGCTTTTGTTTACATTCCGACAGGTTGGGCTGCAAATATTAATCTTGAAAAATTGGGCTGGAAACAATCGGTTATTTGGTGGTACAATCCACGCACGGGTGAAACGACCAAGCTGAAAGAGCTTGCCAACAGCGGAATTCAGGAATTTAAACCTACAACCAGCGGACGCGGAAACGACTGGATTCTGGTAATCGACAATAAAGAGACAAACTTCGGAACTCCAGGAAAATAA
- a CDS encoding peptide MFS transporter → MLKGHPRGLLVAFFANMGERFGFYTMMAILVLFLQARFGLTEQAAGDIYSWFYFGIYALALIGGILADYTKKYKLVIFAGIAIMLAGYASLAIPGMTLTVTVISLFVIAFGNGLFKGNLQAVVGQLYDDPKYSKMRDSAFMIFYMGINVGAFFAPFAATGIRNWWLGKNGLLHDGSLPSLCHQYINGTLTDTTQFSELATKASVSGSVTDLGAFAHNYLEVFSRGYNYAFGIAAGAMIISMLVYIFFQSYLPNAEKQVEKADKKTVKTAEEANSSQTSPIAIFASLVAATIVTVLTGLVLDYKTGMAFGLFAAFVTWITMISTKEEKPKVTSLILVFFVVIFFWMSFHQNGLTLTFFARDYIVKEVGAFTYLFFDMWSILAVITTVAGLFVLIGKEKTTTTRLIGAGMTLVGGGASYYFMSGNGSSNAIAPEVFQSFNPLFIVALTTLVMGVFAMLNKAGKEPSTPKKIGIGMIIAAGGFLLVLIASVGLISPHTLAGQAVPEASRVSPYWLINSYLILTVAELFLSPMGLSFVSKVAPQRFQGLMQGGWLLATAVGNKLLFVGSFFWGKLELWQLWLIFIVCILVSATVIFSIMKRLETATK, encoded by the coding sequence ATGCTGAAAGGACATCCCAGAGGGCTTTTAGTGGCATTTTTTGCCAACATGGGCGAACGCTTTGGATTTTACACAATGATGGCTATTCTGGTTCTGTTTCTTCAGGCCAGATTTGGATTAACAGAACAGGCCGCTGGTGATATTTACAGCTGGTTTTACTTCGGAATTTATGCTTTGGCTCTGATTGGCGGTATTTTGGCTGATTATACCAAAAAGTATAAGCTGGTTATTTTCGCCGGAATTGCAATAATGCTTGCTGGTTATGCATCTTTGGCTATTCCCGGAATGACACTGACAGTAACGGTAATCAGTTTGTTTGTAATTGCTTTCGGAAATGGCCTCTTCAAAGGGAACCTTCAGGCAGTGGTTGGCCAGTTGTACGACGATCCGAAGTATTCGAAGATGAGGGACTCGGCTTTCATGATTTTTTACATGGGTATAAATGTTGGCGCTTTCTTCGCACCTTTTGCTGCTACCGGAATTCGTAACTGGTGGTTGGGCAAAAATGGTTTATTGCACGATGGTAGTCTTCCTTCACTTTGTCACCAATACATCAATGGCACTTTAACGGATACCACTCAGTTCTCTGAACTTGCCACTAAAGCAAGTGTTTCAGGTTCAGTGACCGATCTGGGCGCTTTTGCCCACAACTACCTTGAAGTTTTCTCTCGTGGTTATAATTACGCTTTTGGTATTGCAGCCGGAGCAATGATTATCTCCATGCTGGTTTATATTTTCTTCCAGAGTTACCTTCCAAACGCCGAAAAACAAGTTGAGAAAGCAGATAAAAAAACGGTTAAGACCGCTGAGGAAGCCAATAGCTCACAGACCAGTCCGATTGCTATTTTTGCATCTTTGGTTGCTGCAACTATTGTAACAGTTTTGACAGGATTGGTTCTTGATTATAAGACCGGAATGGCTTTTGGTTTATTTGCTGCTTTCGTAACCTGGATTACCATGATTTCGACCAAGGAAGAAAAACCAAAAGTAACCTCATTGATTTTGGTTTTCTTTGTTGTGATTTTCTTCTGGATGTCGTTCCATCAAAATGGGTTGACACTGACATTCTTTGCTCGCGACTACATTGTGAAAGAGGTTGGAGCCTTTACTTACCTGTTTTTTGATATGTGGTCGATTCTGGCAGTTATCACAACCGTAGCCGGTTTGTTCGTTTTAATAGGAAAAGAAAAAACAACAACTACCCGTCTGATTGGTGCCGGGATGACACTTGTTGGCGGCGGCGCCTCATATTATTTCATGAGTGGAAACGGATCTTCAAATGCGATTGCCCCTGAAGTTTTCCAGTCGTTTAACCCGCTCTTTATTGTTGCTTTAACAACTCTGGTGATGGGTGTTTTTGCTATGCTGAATAAAGCTGGGAAAGAGCCATCAACACCAAAGAAAATCGGTATCGGAATGATCATTGCTGCTGGCGGATTTTTACTTGTTCTGATTGCGTCTGTTGGCTTGATTTCTCCTCATACCTTGGCAGGGCAAGCCGTTCCTGAAGCTTCACGAGTTTCGCCATACTGGCTTATAAATAGTTATTTGATTTTAACTGTTGCTGAATTATTCTTAAGCCCCATGGGACTTTCGTTTGTGTCGAAAGTTGCACCACAGCGCTTTCAGGGATTAATGCAGGGTGGATGGCTTTTGGCCACTGCCGTAGGAAACAAACTCTTATTTGTTGGTAGTTTCTTCTGGGGTAAACTGGAATTGTGGCAATTGTGGCTCATTTTCATCGTTTGTATCTTGGTTTCAGCTACTGTTATCTTCTCAATCATGAAAAGGTTGGAAACCGCTACCAAATAG
- the acs gene encoding acetate--CoA ligase has product MTAKIHSLGGYIHEYQKSIANPEAFWAEVAEDFYWHKRCDKVLEWDFEGPSIKWFSGGKLNITENIFERNLYTIGNQPALIWEPNNPDEQSRTLTYSELYLEVNRFANSLKNLGVLKGDRVAIYMPMIPELTIAMLACARIGAIHSVVFAGFSAASLADRIIDAEAKIVLTADGGFRGEKITPLKNIVDEALQSCPGVETVIVYERTKSNIKMVEGRDIWWHKAIEGQSDECVAEEMDAEDNLFILYTSGSTGKPKGIVHTTAGYMVYSAYTFHNVFQYNAGDIYFCTADIGWITGHSYIVYGPLLNGAQTLMFEGIPTWPDAGRFWDIVDKYKVNQFYTAPTAIRSLLAMGMEHITNKDLSSLKVLGTVGEPINEEAWHWYHDHIGRNRCPIVDTWWQTETGGVMISPLPGIIPTKPSFATLPLPGIQPVIVNEVGKELTGNSVKGNLCMKFPWPGMARTIWGDHDRFRQTYFSTFRNMYFTGDGAQRDEDGYYRILGRVDDVINVSGHRLGTAEIENAINAHPLVNESAVVGYPHSIKGQGIYAFVVCGELSTGGEEGIRKSIKMAVTSMIGPFARPDLIQLVPGLPKTRSGKIMRRILRKVAEGDATNLGDITTLLDEDVVVKIIDGALVEVKR; this is encoded by the coding sequence ATGACCGCAAAAATTCACAGTTTAGGAGGCTACATCCACGAATACCAGAAAAGTATTGCCAACCCCGAAGCTTTTTGGGCTGAAGTTGCCGAAGATTTCTATTGGCACAAACGCTGCGATAAAGTTCTCGAATGGGACTTCGAAGGTCCTTCGATCAAATGGTTTTCTGGAGGAAAATTAAACATTACTGAAAATATTTTTGAGCGAAATCTGTACACAATTGGTAATCAACCTGCCCTAATCTGGGAACCTAACAATCCGGACGAACAATCAAGAACATTAACTTATAGCGAATTATACCTGGAAGTCAATCGATTTGCCAATTCGCTCAAAAACCTTGGAGTCCTGAAAGGCGATCGGGTGGCTATTTACATGCCAATGATACCGGAACTGACCATTGCCATGCTGGCCTGTGCCCGAATTGGCGCCATTCATTCAGTCGTTTTTGCCGGCTTCTCGGCTGCTTCACTGGCTGATCGGATTATTGATGCCGAAGCAAAAATTGTATTGACTGCCGATGGAGGTTTCCGTGGCGAAAAAATAACCCCGCTTAAAAATATAGTTGACGAAGCTTTGCAGAGTTGTCCCGGCGTTGAAACAGTGATTGTTTATGAGCGAACCAAATCGAACATTAAAATGGTCGAAGGCCGCGACATCTGGTGGCACAAGGCTATTGAGGGGCAATCAGACGAATGCGTAGCAGAAGAAATGGATGCCGAAGATAATCTGTTCATCCTTTACACTTCAGGATCTACGGGCAAACCTAAAGGAATTGTGCATACTACGGCTGGCTACATGGTCTATTCGGCCTATACTTTTCACAATGTATTTCAGTACAATGCCGGTGATATTTATTTCTGCACGGCCGACATTGGCTGGATTACCGGCCATTCGTACATTGTTTATGGCCCGCTCCTGAATGGCGCACAAACACTGATGTTTGAGGGAATTCCAACATGGCCCGATGCCGGACGTTTCTGGGATATTGTTGACAAATACAAAGTCAACCAATTTTATACCGCACCAACTGCAATTCGCTCACTGTTGGCAATGGGCATGGAACACATAACCAATAAGGATTTGTCGTCACTGAAAGTGTTGGGAACCGTTGGTGAGCCCATCAACGAAGAAGCCTGGCATTGGTATCACGACCACATTGGGCGCAACCGTTGTCCGATTGTGGATACCTGGTGGCAAACCGAAACCGGTGGAGTAATGATCAGTCCATTGCCGGGAATCATACCAACAAAACCTTCGTTTGCAACTTTGCCACTGCCTGGAATTCAGCCGGTAATAGTGAATGAAGTAGGAAAAGAACTCACAGGGAATAGTGTAAAAGGAAACCTCTGCATGAAATTCCCATGGCCCGGTATGGCACGCACCATTTGGGGCGACCACGACCGTTTCAGGCAGACGTATTTCTCAACTTTCAGGAACATGTATTTCACCGGAGATGGAGCACAGCGCGACGAAGACGGATATTACCGCATCCTTGGCCGTGTTGACGATGTGATTAACGTTTCAGGACACCGGCTCGGTACTGCTGAAATCGAGAATGCCATCAATGCTCACCCGTTGGTAAACGAATCGGCAGTGGTTGGCTATCCACATTCGATTAAAGGACAAGGGATTTACGCGTTCGTGGTTTGCGGCGAACTTTCGACCGGTGGCGAAGAAGGCATCCGGAAGAGCATCAAGATGGCAGTTACCAGCATGATTGGTCCATTTGCCCGGCCTGATTTAATCCAGTTGGTTCCGGGATTGCCGAAAACACGTTCAGGAAAAATCATGCGCCGCATACTCCGGAAAGTGGCCGAAGGCGATGCAACAAATCTGGGCGACATTACTACCCTGCTCGACGAAGATGTTGTTGTTAAAATTATTGACGGCGCATTGGTTGAAGTGAAAAGATAG
- a CDS encoding NAD(P)H-binding protein: MRQTANVIGASGLVGHELLAQLLDHSEFEKVRIFVRRSTGIVHPKLEEQIIDFDQTESWIHLVKGDVLFSTLGTTIKTAKTKENQYRVDFTYQYEFAKAASENGVDAYLLVSSLGANPQSSVSYSRMKGELEDAVAKLPFKKLFIIRPSILDGNRQEKRAGEKVGLILSRFVTRFMLRAYKPTPVDLLASKMIRLSLENVPGIRTIGGLELFQN; this comes from the coding sequence ATGCGACAAACAGCAAATGTAATTGGAGCAAGCGGACTCGTTGGACATGAATTGCTGGCGCAATTGCTTGATCATTCTGAATTTGAAAAAGTCCGGATTTTTGTTCGCAGATCGACGGGTATTGTTCACCCAAAGCTTGAAGAACAAATCATCGACTTTGATCAGACAGAAAGCTGGATACATCTGGTTAAGGGGGACGTGCTATTTTCGACATTGGGCACAACCATTAAAACGGCGAAAACCAAAGAAAATCAGTATCGGGTTGATTTTACCTACCAGTACGAATTTGCCAAAGCAGCTTCAGAAAACGGGGTTGATGCTTACCTGTTAGTCTCGTCGTTGGGTGCCAATCCACAATCATCAGTGTCTTATTCGCGGATGAAAGGCGAACTGGAAGATGCTGTTGCCAAACTGCCGTTTAAAAAGTTGTTTATTATACGGCCTTCTATTTTGGATGGCAATCGTCAGGAGAAAAGGGCAGGAGAGAAGGTCGGCCTGATCTTGAGTCGTTTTGTGACAAGGTTTATGCTGAGAGCGTACAAGCCAACTCCTGTCGATTTACTGGCATCAAAAATGATTCGTTTGTCGTTGGAAAATGTGCCCGGAATTCGAACGATTGGTGGACTTGAACTGTTTCAGAATTAA